Proteins encoded by one window of Gemmatimonadota bacterium:
- a CDS encoding 2'-5' RNA ligase family protein — MATPSGIFILGELTGAVADEIQSVIERHDPKLGRGRRPHLTLAGSSGLGPMAADTPVELMRERLEPITSTTPPIELILGKPERFPATQIVVLPITPRGPIRALHDRIGASGLHFARPRFAFSPHVTLNLYKTLTREALDSLLAVRVTEPVTLDRLRMYYTSEPNISRLLLELPLTGPT, encoded by the coding sequence GTGGCCACCCCGTCCGGCATCTTCATACTCGGCGAGCTGACCGGCGCTGTGGCCGACGAGATCCAGTCGGTCATCGAGCGCCACGATCCGAAGCTCGGCAGAGGACGCCGGCCGCATCTGACCCTCGCGGGCTCGTCCGGACTCGGGCCGATGGCGGCGGATACGCCGGTGGAACTGATGCGCGAGCGGCTGGAGCCAATCACCAGCACGACTCCTCCCATCGAGCTCATACTCGGCAAGCCTGAGCGCTTTCCGGCGACCCAAATAGTGGTGCTGCCGATAACACCGCGCGGCCCGATCCGTGCGCTCCACGACCGGATCGGCGCGAGCGGGCTGCACTTCGCGCGCCCGCGATTCGCCTTCTCGCCCCACGTCACGCTCAACCTTTACAAGACTCTCACGAGAGAGGCGCTCGATTCGCTGCTTGCCGTGCGCGTAACAGAACCTGTAACTCTCGACAGGTTGCGGATGTACTACACGAGCGAGCCGAACATCTCGCGATTGTTGCTGGAACTGCCGCTAACCGGGCCGACATAA
- a CDS encoding DNA alkylation repair protein: protein MQGGHPDDAAHLNNWDLVDASAGYIVGPHTSGDDSGLLSKLAHSKNLWERRIAIERFPEKRRKAYLAGSV, encoded by the coding sequence TTGCAAGGCGGCCACCCGGATGACGCAGCTCACCTGAACAACTGGGACCTCGTAGATGCATCCGCGGGATACATCGTCGGTCCGCACACGAGTGGCGACGATTCAGGACTGTTGTCGAAGCTCGCGCATTCGAAAAATTTGTGGGAACGACGAATCGCGATCGAGCGGTTCCCGGAGAAGCGGCGAAAGGCATATCTGGCTGGGAGCGTTTGA
- a CDS encoding DNA-binding protein — MTRKANDDRKRCELMTNPAKRDAANKLAASVKGGFPPGLSQPALRALAGAGYTRLDQLAHVSEADLRKLHGVGPKAIGVIGRELTKHGLSFRSK, encoded by the coding sequence ATGACTCGCAAAGCCAACGACGACAGAAAACGCTGTGAGCTGATGACGAATCCGGCCAAGCGTGATGCTGCCAACAAGCTTGCCGCGTCTGTGAAGGGCGGCTTCCCGCCGGGTTTGTCCCAGCCAGCACTTCGCGCGCTCGCGGGCGCCGGATATACACGTCTCGATCAGCTCGCACATGTGTCGGAGGCGGATCTTCGCAAGCTGCACGGCGTGGGTCCAAAGGCGATCGGCGTCATCGGTAGGGAGCTGACGAAACACGGTCTGTCGTTCCGCAGCAAATGA
- a CDS encoding enoyl-[acyl-carrier-protein] reductase, producing the protein MLNIDLTGKRALVAGVADDGGFGFAIVKRLAEAGATVCVGTWPPALNIFLNLLERGKMDEARRMPDGSMLEFERIYPLDAAYDTLADVPEDVRESKRYKDTGDFSIEGMATSLVADFGDKPLDIVVHSLANGPEVKKALLDTSRAGYLTAVSVSAYSMIALASKLSPLMRDGGSFLSLTYMASERAIPGYGGGMSSAKAALESDTRVLAYEIGRRYGHRVNAISAGPYASRAASAIGIIERMVEYCERNSALPQKLTADEVGTAAAFLCSPLASGITGSILFVDKGYHAMGMSVESLVG; encoded by the coding sequence ATGCTCAATATCGACCTGACGGGCAAGCGTGCCCTCGTTGCGGGCGTGGCCGATGATGGCGGCTTCGGCTTCGCGATCGTCAAGAGACTTGCCGAGGCCGGCGCGACGGTTTGCGTCGGGACCTGGCCGCCTGCGCTCAACATTTTTCTGAACCTGCTCGAGCGCGGAAAGATGGATGAGGCTCGCAGGATGCCCGATGGCTCCATGCTGGAATTCGAGCGTATCTACCCGCTGGATGCCGCTTATGACACGCTCGCCGACGTGCCGGAAGACGTGCGGGAGAGCAAGCGCTACAAGGACACGGGCGACTTTTCTATAGAAGGGATGGCGACCAGCCTCGTTGCCGATTTTGGCGACAAGCCGCTCGACATCGTCGTCCACTCGCTGGCCAATGGCCCCGAGGTCAAGAAGGCTTTGCTGGACACGAGCCGAGCCGGCTACCTGACTGCCGTAAGTGTCAGCGCGTATTCGATGATAGCGCTTGCGTCGAAGTTGTCGCCATTGATGCGCGATGGTGGCTCGTTTCTGTCGCTAACTTACATGGCTTCTGAGCGCGCGATCCCGGGTTACGGTGGCGGGATGTCGTCGGCAAAAGCGGCTCTGGAGAGCGATACCAGGGTGCTCGCCTACGAGATCGGGCGGCGATATGGACACCGCGTGAACGCGATTTCGGCCGGTCCATACGCCTCGCGCGCAGCGAGCGCGATCGGCATTATCGAGCGGATGGTGGAATATTGCGAGCGGAATTCGGCGCTGCCGCAGAAGCTCACCGCTGATGAGGTCGGGACTGCGGCGGCGTTCCTGTGCTCACCGCTGGCAAGCGGCATAACAGGGTCCATATTGTTTGTGGACAAGGGCTACCACGCGATGGGGATGTCGGTGGAATCACTCGTTGGCTAA
- a CDS encoding MmcQ/YjbR family DNA-binding protein yields MKRDPTERLRALCLSLPEAHEVEAWGEPTFRVRNKIFAMYASAATHHGGGRTSVWCKAKPVTQDMMIRAEPNRYYSPPYVGPKGWVGVWLDKSPDWNALEGLLLDAYRLTAPRRLVALLDDDA; encoded by the coding sequence ATGAAACGCGATCCAACTGAACGCCTGCGCGCGCTGTGCCTGTCCCTGCCCGAAGCGCATGAAGTCGAAGCCTGGGGCGAGCCGACGTTCCGCGTGCGCAACAAGATCTTCGCCATGTACGCGTCCGCCGCGACTCATCACGGTGGCGGCCGTACAAGTGTGTGGTGCAAGGCGAAGCCCGTCACGCAGGACATGATGATCAGAGCGGAGCCCAATCGGTACTACTCGCCACCTTACGTGGGACCCAAAGGGTGGGTGGGAGTGTGGCTGGATAAGTCACCGGACTGGAATGCACTGGAAGGACTTCTACTGGACGCTTACAGATTGACCGCACCCCGGAGATTGGTCGCGCTGCTGGATGATGATGCCTGA
- a CDS encoding ribbon-helix-helix domain-containing protein has protein sequence MAKQKVAITLDRQLLTEIDDLVASGTYPNRSQAIEAALSETLARRARTQLIRECAKLDPAEERALAEEGLGAEGIEWPAY, from the coding sequence ATGGCCAAACAGAAAGTGGCAATAACGCTCGATCGCCAGTTGCTGACGGAGATCGATGATCTCGTCGCATCTGGTACCTATCCGAATCGAAGCCAGGCGATAGAAGCTGCGCTATCTGAAACGCTAGCGCGGCGCGCCCGCACGCAGCTCATTCGCGAGTGCGCCAAGCTCGATCCTGCCGAGGAGCGCGCGCTCGCGGAGGAAGGACTCGGCGCCGAGGGGATCGAGTGGCCAGCATACTGA
- a CDS encoding zinc-dependent metalloprotease → MTQSKRIRSSRARALIRLLASLVLSACMPSPSIAPTPAASTTDTTGADSGRAGGPHVSVKPYAEVITKNAKTRVGLFKTHRVGDTLYFEIPAKELNRDMLLVGRYARTAAVDANNPFGAYGGDEFGERTLRWERSGNHVILRSPSFAIMADTSLPIYRAVQSGSYAPIIAIFDVAAYGPDSAAVIDVTRLYTTDVPEFAAIHGQVDEKRSYIENAIAFPDNVEIEATQTGIPQPSGGSSSAQERSAISVLAHWSMVRLPTEPMLPRLVDDRIGFLSVTRTDYGTKQYRSVEREYINRWRLEKKNPGAAVSDPVKPIVYYIDPAAPERWKPWIRKAVLDWQPAFEAAGFSHAIIPMDPPTDDPDWSPDDVRHTVIRWLPSTVENAVGPHVADPRTGEILNGSIRVFHNVLNLNRDWYFTQVAPLDPRAQHWPMPDSLMGRMVEYVVAHEIGHTLGLAHNFKASSMYPADSVRSRTWVHRMGHTPSIMDYARYNYVAQPEDSIDVNDLVPRVGPYDKFAIMWGYTPIAGATTPEQERPSLDSIARMQDSVPWYRFGHLAESRADNPDPGDEVEAVGDADAVKSTGYGLRNIERTMPMLLRVTQKAGEDNSDLEEIYGRLVGQWSDEMGHVANIIGGATARVKYGSQPGPVYTPVSRARQIEAIQFLNAHVFHTPTFFLDNAVTSRIEANGSLSRINDAQARILHTLLEDSRMQRMIEISSRGGDVYPLPEMLSDIRHGIWTELGDRSVTIDVYRRNLQRSYLDQLDAKINGSHGDGFTIVLTPNSRNQRPASTPASMADARAAMRAELVALRAEIVAALPRAADAATRAHLEDAKVAIDRTLDPNR, encoded by the coding sequence ATGACCCAGTCGAAGCGTATCCGATCGTCGCGCGCTCGAGCACTGATCCGGCTCCTGGCCTCGCTCGTCCTTTCCGCGTGCATGCCATCGCCGAGCATTGCTCCGACGCCGGCTGCATCGACGACCGACACGACGGGAGCAGATTCGGGCAGAGCCGGCGGACCACACGTTTCGGTCAAGCCGTACGCCGAGGTCATTACAAAGAACGCAAAGACGCGCGTCGGGCTGTTCAAGACTCATCGCGTTGGCGATACGTTGTACTTCGAGATTCCAGCGAAGGAGCTGAATCGCGACATGCTGCTGGTGGGTCGGTACGCACGCACGGCCGCGGTCGACGCGAACAACCCATTCGGAGCTTACGGCGGCGACGAGTTCGGCGAGCGCACCCTCAGATGGGAGCGCTCCGGGAATCACGTGATACTGCGATCGCCGTCGTTCGCGATCATGGCCGATACGTCCCTGCCGATCTATCGCGCAGTGCAGTCGGGTAGCTACGCACCCATCATCGCAATATTCGACGTCGCGGCGTACGGACCCGACAGCGCTGCAGTGATCGACGTTACACGTCTCTACACCACCGACGTTCCGGAATTCGCCGCGATTCATGGGCAGGTGGATGAGAAGCGCTCGTACATCGAGAACGCGATCGCCTTTCCCGACAACGTCGAGATCGAGGCGACACAGACCGGGATACCACAGCCGAGCGGTGGATCTTCATCCGCGCAGGAGCGGTCGGCCATAAGCGTGCTCGCGCACTGGAGCATGGTGCGTCTTCCGACCGAGCCGATGCTGCCGCGTCTCGTTGACGATCGCATCGGATTTCTGAGCGTCACGCGTACCGACTATGGAACGAAACAATACCGTTCCGTGGAGCGCGAGTACATCAACAGGTGGCGTCTCGAAAAGAAGAACCCTGGCGCTGCCGTGTCCGACCCGGTGAAGCCGATCGTTTACTACATCGATCCTGCGGCACCGGAGCGATGGAAACCATGGATACGGAAGGCAGTCCTCGACTGGCAGCCGGCATTCGAGGCAGCAGGTTTCTCGCACGCAATCATACCGATGGATCCGCCGACCGACGATCCCGACTGGTCACCGGACGACGTGCGCCACACGGTGATTCGCTGGCTTCCCTCCACGGTCGAAAATGCAGTCGGTCCTCACGTTGCAGATCCGCGCACGGGTGAGATTTTGAACGGATCGATACGCGTGTTCCACAACGTTCTCAACCTCAACCGCGACTGGTACTTCACGCAGGTGGCGCCGCTCGATCCACGAGCGCAACACTGGCCGATGCCGGATTCGTTGATGGGCCGCATGGTCGAGTACGTGGTCGCGCACGAGATCGGTCACACGCTCGGCCTCGCCCACAATTTCAAGGCGAGCTCGATGTATCCGGCGGACTCCGTGCGCTCGCGCACCTGGGTCCATCGCATGGGACATACGCCGAGCATCATGGATTACGCGCGGTACAATTACGTCGCGCAGCCGGAAGATTCGATCGACGTTAACGATCTCGTGCCACGCGTCGGGCCGTACGACAAGTTTGCAATAATGTGGGGATACACTCCGATTGCCGGAGCAACTACTCCCGAGCAGGAGCGTCCATCGCTCGATTCGATCGCGCGCATGCAGGACAGCGTTCCATGGTACAGGTTCGGCCATCTCGCCGAATCACGCGCGGACAACCCGGATCCTGGTGACGAAGTGGAGGCGGTCGGTGACGCCGACGCGGTGAAGTCGACCGGCTATGGGCTCAGGAACATCGAGCGCACGATGCCCATGTTGCTGCGCGTGACGCAGAAAGCCGGCGAGGACAACTCGGATCTGGAAGAGATTTACGGCAGGCTCGTAGGACAGTGGTCGGACGAGATGGGTCATGTCGCAAACATCATCGGCGGAGCGACTGCCCGGGTGAAGTACGGATCACAGCCCGGCCCCGTATACACTCCCGTCTCGCGTGCGCGTCAGATTGAAGCGATCCAGTTCCTGAACGCGCACGTCTTTCACACGCCGACGTTCTTTCTGGACAATGCCGTGACGAGTCGTATCGAGGCGAACGGGTCGCTGTCGCGGATCAACGACGCACAGGCGCGAATCCTTCACACGTTGCTGGAAGACTCGCGCATGCAGCGGATGATCGAGATCTCATCGCGCGGTGGCGACGTGTACCCGCTACCCGAGATGCTCTCCGACATTCGGCACGGCATCTGGACCGAGCTTGGTGATCGCAGCGTCACCATCGACGTGTATCGCCGCAACCTGCAGAGATCGTATCTGGATCAACTGGACGCAAAGATCAACGGATCGCATGGCGATGGATTCACGATAGTGCTTACGCCGAACTCACGTAACCAGCGGCCTGCGAGCACGCCCGCCTCGATGGCCGACGCGCGCGCGGCGATGCGGGCGGAGCTGGTTGCACTACGCGCGGAGATTGTTGCCGCCCTACCGCGTGCGGCGGACGCGGCGACGCGCGCTCATCTGGAAGATGCGAAGGTCGCGATCGACAGGACGCTGGATCCGAATCGATGA
- a CDS encoding S8 family peptidase encodes MTQFRKQFRKQFRKQFRKQFTKQFAWLTFAATAFAACAPATSPVVTAPAPAPPPPVAAPPVQAPTEQPAVTTSGVREAPRNWQLLDDSIDHYPGISLLRAQRELLKGRAPRQSVVVAVIDGGVDTAHAALRTRLWTNPKEVAGNGKDDDHNGNVDDVHGWNFIGGADGKDVQYDTFVLTRMFVRCAGTPQTVTERAMPAIDSTTCSKVSADYARKKTEINTTLDQMRTIEAVMNRALPILKQAAGTDSLTPAKVEALVATSPQVIAARGLYLRLAQQGATPEAVAEAVTEYGVQSQYGLNTEYDPRTIVGDDVADVSQRNYGNSDVTGPDAKHGTHVAGIIAAMPQDGVGMQGVASAALIMPVRAVPDGDERDKDIANAIRYAVDNGARVINMSFGKPYSPFKSAVDAAVKYADAHGVLMVLAAGNDGASLDTASNFPTPEYTGGGRAANWIEVGASSWRGGDTLAVAFSNYSHTRVDVFAPGEDILSTVQGGGYERLSGTSMAAPVVTGLAALIMSYYPNLTAAQVRQIILDSATRYNRASLVPGGKSGETVPFASLSVTGGIVNAYNALKLAQQRSSAH; translated from the coding sequence GTGACGCAGTTCAGGAAACAGTTCAGGAAACAGTTCAGGAAACAGTTCAGGAAACAGTTCACGAAACAGTTTGCATGGCTCACGTTTGCAGCCACGGCGTTCGCCGCCTGTGCGCCGGCGACGAGCCCTGTCGTTACGGCGCCGGCGCCGGCGCCACCACCACCCGTTGCTGCACCTCCGGTTCAGGCACCCACAGAGCAACCGGCGGTCACGACTTCAGGAGTGCGCGAGGCGCCGCGCAACTGGCAGTTGCTGGATGATTCGATCGATCACTATCCCGGCATAAGTCTCCTGCGTGCGCAGCGCGAGCTGCTCAAGGGCAGGGCTCCCAGGCAATCTGTTGTCGTCGCAGTGATAGACGGGGGAGTGGACACCGCCCACGCGGCGCTCAGGACGCGGCTCTGGACGAATCCGAAGGAAGTCGCTGGGAACGGCAAGGATGACGACCACAACGGTAACGTGGACGACGTGCATGGATGGAACTTCATCGGTGGCGCAGATGGCAAGGACGTTCAGTACGACACGTTCGTGCTCACGCGCATGTTCGTTCGTTGCGCCGGAACACCGCAGACGGTGACCGAGCGTGCGATGCCGGCGATCGATTCCACGACGTGCAGCAAGGTATCGGCAGATTACGCAAGGAAGAAGACCGAGATCAACACCACGCTGGATCAGATGCGTACGATCGAGGCCGTGATGAATCGCGCATTGCCGATTCTGAAGCAGGCGGCCGGCACGGACAGTCTCACTCCAGCGAAGGTCGAGGCACTTGTAGCGACGTCACCGCAAGTAATCGCCGCACGCGGGCTGTATCTGCGACTTGCGCAGCAGGGTGCGACGCCGGAAGCGGTAGCCGAGGCAGTGACTGAATACGGAGTGCAGTCGCAGTACGGACTGAATACGGAGTACGACCCGCGCACGATCGTCGGTGACGACGTTGCAGACGTGTCACAGCGCAATTATGGCAATAGCGATGTCACCGGGCCTGACGCAAAGCACGGAACGCACGTGGCCGGCATCATCGCAGCGATGCCGCAGGATGGTGTCGGCATGCAGGGCGTTGCGTCGGCTGCGTTGATCATGCCCGTGCGAGCCGTGCCGGATGGAGACGAGCGTGACAAGGACATCGCCAACGCAATTCGCTATGCGGTGGACAACGGCGCACGCGTGATCAACATGAGCTTCGGCAAGCCGTATTCACCGTTCAAGAGCGCGGTGGACGCTGCAGTGAAGTACGCCGACGCGCACGGAGTTCTGATGGTTCTCGCGGCCGGCAACGACGGTGCGAGCCTCGACACTGCGTCGAATTTTCCGACGCCGGAGTACACCGGTGGGGGGCGGGCCGCGAACTGGATCGAGGTCGGTGCGTCGTCCTGGCGCGGTGGCGACACGCTTGCAGTCGCGTTCTCCAACTACAGTCACACCAGGGTCGATGTATTCGCGCCGGGTGAGGACATTCTGTCGACGGTGCAGGGCGGCGGTTACGAGCGGCTGAGTGGCACCAGCATGGCAGCGCCTGTCGTGACGGGCCTGGCGGCGTTGATCATGTCGTACTATCCCAATCTCACCGCCGCACAGGTGCGACAGATCATCCTCGATTCGGCGACTCGGTACAATCGCGCTTCGTTGGTGCCGGGCGGGAAGTCGGGGGAGACGGTTCCGTTTGCGTCGTTGTCGGTGACGGGTGGCATAGTCAACGCGTACAATGCGCTGAAGCTGGCGCAGCAGAGGAGTTCGGCGCACTAG
- a CDS encoding type II toxin-antitoxin system PemK/MazF family toxin: protein MASILRGDIRWADLDPARGHEQSGQRPVLILSQDVFNERSGTAIVVALTSQEQRAGFPLTLELVAANLPKRSWVKMGQVRTLSTERIGRRIARASAGEMVRVVEGLNEIIGG, encoded by the coding sequence GTGGCCAGCATACTGAGGGGCGACATTCGATGGGCCGATCTGGATCCGGCGCGAGGACATGAGCAATCCGGGCAGCGGCCGGTGCTGATATTGAGTCAGGATGTGTTCAACGAACGATCAGGAACCGCCATCGTGGTGGCGCTCACCAGTCAGGAGCAGCGTGCCGGTTTTCCATTGACGCTCGAGCTTGTGGCCGCGAATCTGCCAAAGCGTTCGTGGGTGAAGATGGGCCAGGTGCGGACACTTTCAACGGAACGCATCGGCCGGCGGATTGCGCGGGCATCCGCCGGGGAGATGGTGAGAGTGGTGGAGGGCCTCAATGAGATAATTGGCGGATGA
- a CDS encoding energy transducer TonB translates to MRDRSVGALFLITVVFLSTISQSHPAQAQASTDATVPRVYSASEVDTHAKQIGDGTEPLYPDSLRPLGIDGKVLAQFVVDTTGLVDTTSILTEAYGQPLFAASVRRALTTMHFVVAQKSGHKVAEEIEQSFLFHKEDPAPPVPQSAVSRLVDSMIQTGGYKRLGGPAEFAPGSEVPRYPTSLVRAGLAAIVYTTFVIDTTGKIDPTTFKVTSVKTWRDRPAPYHDVLTGPDIDDVAPEQAFTQAVLAQVPHMRFIPARINGRNVRQLVTQPFTFTILP, encoded by the coding sequence ATGAGAGACCGGTCTGTCGGAGCCCTGTTCCTGATCACCGTTGTGTTCCTGAGTACGATCTCGCAGTCTCATCCTGCCCAGGCACAGGCCAGCACCGACGCCACGGTGCCGCGCGTCTATTCCGCGAGTGAAGTCGATACACACGCAAAACAAATTGGAGATGGAACGGAGCCGTTGTATCCGGACTCGCTCCGTCCATTGGGAATAGACGGCAAGGTATTGGCTCAATTCGTCGTCGACACGACAGGGCTCGTCGATACGACGTCAATCCTGACGGAAGCCTACGGCCAACCTCTCTTCGCAGCGTCAGTGCGACGGGCTCTGACGACGATGCATTTCGTCGTTGCACAGAAATCCGGTCATAAGGTCGCCGAAGAGATCGAACAGTCTTTTCTTTTTCACAAGGAAGATCCCGCGCCACCTGTTCCGCAAAGTGCCGTTTCCCGACTTGTGGATTCGATGATTCAGACGGGCGGATACAAGCGGCTGGGAGGGCCTGCGGAGTTTGCACCCGGAAGTGAGGTGCCGAGGTACCCCACGTCGCTCGTACGCGCCGGCCTCGCTGCGATCGTGTACACGACGTTCGTGATCGACACGACGGGCAAGATCGATCCAACGACGTTCAAGGTCACTTCGGTGAAGACGTGGCGGGACCGCCCCGCACCGTATCATGACGTCCTGACAGGTCCCGACATTGACGATGTCGCACCTGAACAGGCATTCACGCAAGCGGTACTCGCCCAGGTCCCGCACATGCGTTTCATTCCTGCACGAATAAATGGTAGAAACGTCAGGCAGCTCGTAACGCAGCCGTTCACATTCACCATATTGCCGTGA